From a region of the Impatiens glandulifera chromosome 4, dImpGla2.1, whole genome shotgun sequence genome:
- the LOC124935479 gene encoding thaumatin-like protein 1, producing the protein MGILNLLVLVLVMSFIHGSQSTILTITNHCPFTIWPAILTGSGPAASSTGFELAPQASTDVTAQPSWSGRVWARTKCSNSGQFSCKTGDCGSNQISCNGKGGAPPATLIEYTLAGSENKDFYDVSLVDGFNLPVKVVPSGNGCPSTSCPVDINAACPNDLALMDGGAKIGCKSACLAFGTPQLCCSGAFATPDVCKPSNYSQIFKSKCPQAYSYAYDDKSSTFTCPNGGNYQITFCP; encoded by the exons ATGGGAATTCTAAACCTTCTTGTCCTTGTCTTAGTTATGAGCTTCATCCATG GATCCCAATCAACCATACTAACCATCACGAACCACTGTCCCTTCACAATTTGGCCGGCTATTCTAACCGGTTCAGGACCGGCCGCTTCCTCAACTGGCTTTGAGCTTGCACCTCAAGCATCCACGGATGTAACCGCCCAACCATCTTGGTCGGGTCGTGTTTGGGCTCGCACAAAATGCTCTAACTCCGGACAATTCTCATGCAAAACCGGTGATTGTGGCAGCAACCAAATTTCTTGCAATGGTAAGGGTGGTGCCCCACCAGCGACCTTAATTGAGTACACCCTAGCCGGAAGTGAAAACAAAGATTTCTATGATGTCAGCCTTGTTGATGGTTTCAACCTTCCGGTAAAGGTTGTTCCATCGGGCAACGGTTGCCCCTCAACTAGCTGCCCAGTGGACATAAACGCTGCATGCCCAAACGATTTGGCATTAATGGACGGAGGAGCGAAGATTGGGTGCAAAAGCGCGTGTTTGGCATTCGGGACACCACAGTTATGTTGTAGCGGCGCGTTCGCGACGCCTGACGTGTGCAAGCCGTCAAATTATTCACAAATATTTAAGAGCAAATGCCCTCAAGCTTATAGTTATGCTTATGATGACAAGAGCAGCACTTTTACTTGCCCTAACGGAGGCAATTATCAAATCACATTTTGTCCTTAG
- the LOC124933746 gene encoding phototropin-2-like has product MEDDEIILTETNIEERTAEWGIRLKSNIGEVSNNLSSGAGESTRTSEGSENNQMPRVSQELKDALATLQQTFVVSDATKPDCPIMYASSGFFTMTGYSSKEVIGRNCRFLQGPETDQNEVAKIREAVKTGSSYCGRLLNYKKDGTQFWNLLTVTPIKDSTSDKPIKFIGMQVEVSKYTEGINEKLLRPNGLPKSLIRYDARQKEKALGSMTEVVQTVKDPKSYIQALKEDIGGRYDELDEFSLDYTPPQVSEVENKTRLPPQDDERRRSNNLNLYERDVRQGMDLATTLERIEKNFVISDPRLPDNPIIFASDSFLELTEYSREEILGRNCRFLQGPETDQSTVNKIREAIRDQREITVQLINYTKSGKKFWNLFHLQPMRDQKGELQYFIGVQLDGSGHVEPLINRLSDMTEQQSAKIVKATAENVNEAVRELPDANLRPEDLWAIHSKPVLARPHKKENDSWIAIRRVTVSGEKIGLHHFNPIRPLGCGDTGSVHLVELKGSGELFAMKAMDKSVMLNRNKVHRACIEREIISLLDHPFLPTLYTSFETPTHVCLITDFCPGGELFALLDKQPLKILKEESAKFYAAEVVIGLEYLHCLGVVYRDLKPENVLLQKDGHIVLADFDLSFITPSKPHVIKHSPSKKRRSRSQPPPMFVAEPVSQSNSFVGTEEYIAPEIITGAGHSSAIDWWSLGIFLYEMLYGRTPFRGRNRQKTFSNILNKDLTFPTSITTSIPARQLINALLIRDPSSRLGSTTGSNEIKDHPFFRGITWPLIRNTSPPPLDVPLEFIENDPKGKRDVRWEDDGVLDRQSMDLF; this is encoded by the exons ATGGAGGACGATGAGATCATCTTAACGGAGACAAACATCGAGGAGAGAACGGCTGAGTGGGGTATAAGACTGAAATCAAATATAGGAGAAGTTAGTAATAACTTATCGTCCGGCGCCGGAGAATCGACAAGGACGTCGGAGGGATCGGAGAATAATCAAATGCCTAGAGTTTCTCAGGAGCTGAAAGATGCATTAGCAACACTTCAACAGACATTTGTTGTATCTGATGCTACAAAACCTGATTGTCCTATTATGTATGCAAGTAGTGGTTTCTTTACTATGACTGGTTACTCTTCTAAAGAAGTCATCGGTAGAAACTG TCGATTTCTTCAGGGACCGGAAACGGATCAGAACGAGGTTGCGAAAATACGAGAAGCTGTTAAAACAGGAAGTAGCTACTGTGGGAGACTACTTAACTACAAGAAGGATGGAACCCAGTTCTGGAACCTTCTTACTGTCACTCCTATCAAAGACAGTACCAGCGACAAGCCCATCAAGTTTATTGG AATGCAGGTTGAAGTCAGTAAATATACTGAAGGCATAAACGAGAAGTTGCTGAGACCCAATGGATTGCCGAAATCATTGATACGTTATGATG CTCGGCAGAAGGAGAAGGCTTTAGGATCAATGACAGAGGTGGTTCAGACTGTAAAAGACCCAAAATCATACATTCAAGCTTTGAAGGAAGATATAGGTGGAAGATACGATGAATTGGATGAGTTCAGCCTCGATTATACGCCTCCACAAGTTTCTGAAGTCGAGAATAAGACTCGACTGCCCCCTCAAGATGATGAGCGAAGAAGAAGCAACAACTTGAACCTCTATGAAAGAGATGTACGTCAAGGAATGGACCTGGCTACCACATTGGAAAGAATTGAAAAGAACTTTGTGATAAGCGATCCTAGACTTCCTGACAACCCAATT ATATTTGCCTCTGATAGCTTTCTTGAATTAACGGAATATAGCCGCGAAGAGATTTTAGGAAGAAACTGTCG GTTTTTGCAAGGACCTGAAACAGATCAATCAACAGTCAACAAAATCAGAGAGGCTATCAGAGATCAAAGGGAAATTACTGTTCAATTGATCAATTATACTAAAAGTG GAAAGAAATTCTGGAATCTGTTTCATTTGCAGCCTATGCGTGATCAGAAG GGTGAACTTCAGTACTTCATTGGTGTTCAGTTGGATGGAAGTGGACATGTTGAACCTTTGATAAACAGGCTATCGGACATGACTGAACAACAAAGTGCAAAGATA GTTAAAGCTACTGCTGAGAATGTCAATGAGGCTGTTCGTGAACTCCCTGATGCCAACTTG AGACCAGAAGATTTGTGGGCTATTCACTCTAAGCCTGTTTTGGCACGGCCTCACAAGAAAGAAAATGATTCCTGGATTGCTATTCGAAGGGTTACAGTTAGTGGTGAAAAGATTGGATTACATCATTTCAATCCAATTAGACCTCTGGGATGTGGTGACACCGGCAG TGTTCATTTGGTGGAACTCAAAGGTAGTGGCGAGCTTTTCGCAATGAAGGCAATGGATAAATCTGTTATGCTCAATCGAAACAAG GTTCACAGAGCATGCATTGAAAGGGAAATTATTTCGCTGCTGGATCACCCTTTTCTCCCAACGTTATATACCTCCTTCGAG ACTCCTACACACGTGTGCTTAATAACAGACTTCTGTCCGGGTGGAGAATTATTTGCATTGCTTGATAAACAACCTTTGAAGATCCTTAAAGAAGAATCCGCCAA GTTCTATGCAGCAGAGGTTGTCATTGGCTTAGAATATCTTCACTGCTTAGGTGTAGTTTACCGAGATCTGAAGCCTGAGAATGTTCTACTTCAGAAGGATGGCCATATCGTGTTAGCTGACTTCGACTTGTCATTTATTACGCCTTCCAAACCTCAC GTTATAAAGCATTCTCCTTCGAAGAAGAGAAGGTCAAGGAGTCAACCACCACCTATGTTCGTGGCAGAACCAGTTTCGCAGTCGAATTCATTTGTTGGAACAGAAGAGTATATTGCCCcg GAGATTATAACTGGAGCTGGGCATAGTAGTGCTATTGATTGGTGGTCTCTTG GTATTTTCCTATACGAAATGTTATATGGGCGTACGCCATTTCGAGGAAGGAATAGACAGAAAACCTTTTCGAATATCTTGAATAAGGACCTGACTTTCCCCACCAGCATTACGACAAGCATTCCAGCAAGGCAGTTGATAAACGCATTACTCATTAGAGATCCTTCAAGCCGATTAGGATCAACCACAGGCtcaaatgaaatcaaagacCATCCTTTTTTTCGCGGTATTACTTGGCCACTCATTCGAAACACG AGCCCGCCTCCCCTTGATGTGCCCCTCGAGTTTATCGAGAACGATCCGAAAGGGAAAAGAGATGTTCGGTGGGAGGATGATGGAGTTCTTGATCGTCAATCTATGGACTTATTTTAG